In Priestia megaterium NBRC 15308 = ATCC 14581, the following proteins share a genomic window:
- a CDS encoding ankyrin repeat domain-containing protein translates to MDRNHSKKAIRNAIKTGDINAVKKLIGDDIETLNTVTVFGTWLHVAVKKENLQIVRYLVEKGIDVNAKGGTFDASALNLAAGSGNLERVKYLIESGAELDVSLAKRNPLFGAIYGGHQEVVKYLVQKGIDVSIRYTGENIKNMNAYEYAKEFGQTEIAEYLKQRMTGN, encoded by the coding sequence GTGGACCGAAACCATAGTAAGAAAGCGATAAGAAATGCCATTAAAACTGGCGATATCAATGCAGTGAAAAAACTAATAGGTGATGATATAGAGACTTTGAATACCGTGACTGTATTTGGTACGTGGTTACATGTAGCGGTTAAAAAGGAGAACCTTCAAATCGTCCGGTATTTAGTTGAAAAAGGAATTGATGTTAATGCGAAAGGCGGGACATTTGATGCTTCTGCGTTAAATCTAGCAGCTGGATCTGGCAATTTAGAGAGAGTAAAGTATTTAATAGAATCTGGAGCAGAACTAGATGTGAGCTTAGCGAAGAGAAATCCGCTGTTTGGAGCAATTTATGGGGGGCATCAAGAAGTAGTTAAATATTTAGTACAAAAAGGAATAGATGTGTCCATTAGATACACGGGAGAAAACATCAAAAATATGAATGCCTATGAATATGCAAAGGAGTTTGGGCAGACTGAGATTGCTGAATATTTAAAGCAAAGGATGACTGGAAATTGA
- a CDS encoding SMI1/KNR4 family protein, whose translation MVLPLPNDELLNTVEKSLRISFPKSYHEFIKK comes from the coding sequence ATTGTTTTACCTTTACCAAATGATGAACTATTAAATACCGTTGAAAAAAGCTTAAGAATTTCATTTCCAAAATCATATCATGAATTTATAAAAAAATAA
- a CDS encoding superoxide dismutase has product MMLQDKLNFLNKYTLSEELSVSLIESNDIDYIQKDLIPDEWREILKEKNKSSKISRVLNIWKRYVSNEMSNTISFLKGFLIDVELMAIGDRYSILYSVKNARGKILYYEGRNPKEYFNNEQLEEDWSKIPDKIRSFYENVHSGFYYYPSKSMGLESLEDITYLDDYEWDIIEEIGERNLKIDFASSYGFFSNGMGTYVVVDYKNSLGDNATLWSSKEEPEYNLNFWDVVDEWMVIGFE; this is encoded by the coding sequence ATGATGCTTCAAGATAAGTTGAATTTCTTAAATAAATATACATTAAGTGAAGAACTATCTGTAAGCTTAATAGAGTCTAATGACATTGATTATATCCAAAAGGATTTAATTCCTGATGAATGGAGAGAAATTTTAAAAGAGAAAAATAAATCTAGTAAGATAAGTAGGGTATTAAATATATGGAAAAGATATGTAAGTAATGAAATGAGCAACACCATATCTTTTTTAAAGGGATTTTTGATAGATGTTGAATTAATGGCTATTGGTGATCGGTATTCGATATTATATTCGGTGAAAAATGCCAGAGGGAAAATTTTATATTATGAAGGCCGAAATCCTAAAGAGTACTTTAATAACGAACAGCTTGAAGAAGATTGGAGTAAAATTCCAGATAAAATTAGAAGCTTTTATGAAAATGTTCATAGTGGGTTTTACTACTATCCAAGTAAGTCAATGGGGTTAGAGTCCCTAGAAGATATCACATATTTAGACGATTATGAATGGGACATTATTGAAGAAATTGGAGAACGTAATTTAAAAATTGACTTCGCATCTTCATATGGATTTTTCAGTAATGGAATGGGAACTTATGTAGTAGTGGATTATAAAAACAGTTTGGGTGACAACGCCACTTTGTGGTCTTCAAAAGAAGAGCCAGAGTATAATCTAAACTTTTGGGATGTAGTAGATGAATGGATGGTTATAGGATTTGAATAA
- a CDS encoding SMI1/KNR4 family protein, translating to MSNINWRSWDEPVTKNEVENVGEKLGVKFPLDYIEVAMDYNGAHVSPELFQVEGKEKVFGTLLTYDVEDDEHILEVFNDYQDTLPKKLIPFAFDPSGNLICFDYKDHEDNPIVVFWEHENAWEKEMLIEKEGLTEEQAEERARENVFYVATTFTEFLDKLHD from the coding sequence ATGAGTAATATAAATTGGAGATCATGGGACGAACCAGTCACTAAGAATGAAGTGGAGAATGTTGGAGAAAAATTAGGAGTGAAATTTCCCTTAGATTATATAGAGGTTGCTATGGATTATAATGGTGCCCATGTTAGTCCTGAATTATTTCAAGTTGAAGGAAAAGAAAAGGTATTTGGAACATTATTAACATATGACGTTGAAGATGATGAGCATATTCTAGAAGTCTTTAATGATTATCAGGATACACTTCCGAAAAAGTTAATCCCTTTTGCTTTCGATCCGTCTGGAAACTTAATATGCTTTGATTATAAAGATCATGAAGATAATCCGATTGTGGTTTTTTGGGAACATGAAAATGCTTGGGAGAAAGAAATGTTAATCGAGAAAGAGGGTTTAACGGAAGAGCAGGCGGAAGAGCGTGCAAGAGAGAATGTATTTTATGTTGCAACAACATTTACTGAATTTCTTGATAAGTTACATGACTAA
- a CDS encoding HNH endonuclease, whose product MYIAIKESLFKVTDDRQFKECTELLKEAIGHEEISRDIFTLKQLRDIENGEARIKGLTWHHHQVPGKMQLVVSKTHKVNHLGGNKLWRDGIR is encoded by the coding sequence ATGTATATAGCTATAAAAGAGAGTCTGTTCAAAGTAACTGATGATAGACAATTTAAAGAATGTACAGAGCTGTTAAAAGAAGCGATTGGACACGAGGAAATATCTAGAGACATATTTACATTAAAACAACTTCGAGATATTGAAAATGGTGAAGCTAGAATCAAAGGATTAACATGGCACCATCATCAGGTACCTGGTAAGATGCAACTTGTGGTATCTAAAACGCACAAAGTAAATCATTTAGGTGGAAATAAATTATGGAGAGATGGTATCAGATGA